In Gallaecimonas pentaromativorans, the following are encoded in one genomic region:
- a CDS encoding DUF1190 domain-containing protein — protein MKRSKKVALTLMAPISALYIAGCSEPPVDASVYKSVEQCAQFHDRAQCESQFQQAKQVAEQTAPRYTSLQACEQDFGAGNCAVPGQQQYQQSGGFFMPMMMGFMAGQMLSGGRNPVQTQPLYRSKDDPNTYRTAQNVPVSRGEGPVKVRPSDVKVAPAGVVRRGGFGAQAARRTSFGG, from the coding sequence ATGAAACGCAGTAAAAAAGTGGCCTTGACCCTGATGGCGCCTATCAGCGCCCTCTACATTGCCGGTTGCAGCGAGCCGCCGGTGGATGCCAGCGTCTATAAAAGTGTCGAGCAATGCGCCCAGTTTCATGACCGCGCCCAGTGCGAGAGCCAGTTCCAGCAGGCCAAGCAAGTCGCCGAACAAACCGCGCCGCGCTACACCAGCTTGCAAGCTTGCGAGCAGGACTTTGGCGCCGGTAACTGCGCCGTTCCCGGCCAGCAGCAATACCAGCAAAGCGGCGGCTTTTTCATGCCGATGATGATGGGCTTTATGGCCGGCCAGATGCTAAGTGGCGGCCGCAATCCGGTGCAAACCCAGCCTTTGTATCGCTCCAAAGACGACCCCAACACCTACCGCACCGCCCAGAACGTGCCGGTTTCCCGTGGCGAAGGCCCGGTCAAGGTGCGCCCCTCTGACGTAAAAGTGGCGCCGGCCGGTGTGGTGCGCCGTGGCGGCTTCGGTGCCCAGGCGGCACGTCGCACAAGCTTTGGTGGCTGA
- the yfaE gene encoding class I ribonucleotide reductase maintenance protein YfaE yields the protein MTDNTQRALVVGEHIIPVAPDLPILDQLLLKGIPVEYQCRGGFCGACRMRLKNGEVRYLDTPIAYINDGEVLTCCSVAVSRIVELEADYLKKE from the coding sequence ATGACGGACAACACCCAACGTGCGCTCGTTGTCGGCGAGCACATCATCCCCGTGGCACCGGACCTGCCCATCCTCGATCAGCTGCTGCTAAAGGGCATCCCCGTGGAATACCAGTGCCGGGGCGGCTTTTGCGGAGCCTGCCGGATGCGCCTGAAAAACGGTGAAGTGCGTTATCTCGACACCCCCATTGCCTACATCAACGACGGGGAAGTGCTGACTTGTTGCAGTGTTGCCGTCAGCCGCATCGTTGAGCTGGAAGCCGATTATCTGAAAAAGGAGTAA
- a CDS encoding DUF350 domain-containing protein, producing the protein MDPVYLQSLAAFVGYFALAAGMLLVFVWIYTWVTPHDEFALIRQNNVAASLAFGGALVGFAIPMASAVANSQSWVDGAIWGLVALVVQLLTFKVLQRLLADLPARISQGEAAAGIFTGLASVAVGLLNAACMTY; encoded by the coding sequence TTGGACCCTGTTTACTTGCAGTCACTGGCCGCCTTTGTCGGCTACTTTGCCCTGGCGGCCGGCATGTTGCTGGTGTTTGTCTGGATTTACACCTGGGTGACCCCCCACGACGAGTTCGCCCTTATCCGCCAGAACAATGTGGCGGCGAGCCTGGCCTTTGGCGGCGCCCTGGTGGGCTTTGCCATTCCCATGGCAAGCGCCGTGGCCAACTCCCAGTCCTGGGTAGATGGCGCCATCTGGGGCCTGGTGGCGCTGGTTGTGCAGCTGCTTACCTTCAAGGTATTGCAGCGGTTGCTGGCGGACTTGCCGGCGCGGATAAGCCAGGGCGAGGCGGCGGCAGGCATCTTTACCGGCCTGGCGTCGGTGGCGGTGGGGCTGCTTAACGCCGCCTGCATGACCTATTGA
- the bla gene encoding class A beta-lactamase translates to MANTLCRNPLLWLTCLLLPGISLADDFSRTISDIESQYGGRLGVAAFDSRDGRQLGYREHDTFAMCSTFKALLAAAVLKKAEQGQLSLDTELSYGKGDLLDYAPVTAAHVDEGQMTVSALAGAAITLSDNTAANLLLAKIGGPAGLTAYIRSLGDNLTRLDRTEPSLNTNLPGDPRDSTTPTAMVALWQKLLLGKALAPASRQQLLAWLKATQTGMAKIRAGLPGGWQAGDKTGSCENGGSNDVAIVWPSGQPPYLLAVYYSDGLGGSAQKNAAIAAVSQAVAEQFYPPGH, encoded by the coding sequence GTGGCGAACACTTTATGCCGTAACCCATTGCTGTGGTTAACCTGCCTGCTGTTGCCTGGCATCAGCTTGGCGGACGATTTTAGCCGCACTATTAGTGACATCGAAAGCCAATACGGCGGCCGCCTCGGGGTTGCCGCCTTTGATAGCCGCGATGGCCGGCAGTTGGGGTATCGCGAGCACGATACCTTTGCCATGTGCAGCACTTTTAAAGCCTTGCTGGCTGCGGCGGTGCTGAAAAAGGCCGAGCAGGGACAGCTCAGCCTCGATACTGAGCTGTCTTATGGCAAGGGCGATCTACTGGATTACGCGCCGGTAACGGCGGCCCATGTGGATGAAGGGCAGATGACGGTCTCGGCCTTGGCCGGCGCGGCAATCACCTTGAGTGACAACACCGCCGCCAACCTGCTGCTGGCCAAGATTGGTGGCCCGGCCGGGCTGACTGCGTATATTCGCAGCCTTGGCGATAACCTCACCCGCCTTGACCGCACCGAGCCTTCCCTTAATACCAACCTGCCCGGCGACCCGCGCGATAGCACCACCCCGACGGCCATGGTGGCGCTGTGGCAAAAGCTGTTGCTGGGTAAGGCCCTTGCGCCCGCCTCTCGCCAGCAACTACTTGCCTGGCTAAAAGCCACCCAAACCGGTATGGCCAAGATCCGCGCCGGTTTGCCCGGCGGTTGGCAGGCTGGCGATAAAACCGGTAGCTGCGAAAACGGCGGCAGCAACGATGTGGCGATCGTCTGGCCAAGCGGCCAGCCTCCTTATCTGTTGGCGGTCTATTACAGCGATGGCCTTGGCGGCAGCGCCCAGAAAAACGCCGCCATTGCCGCCGTCAGCCAAGCGGTGGCCGAGCAGTTTTATCCCCCCGGGCATTAG
- the yegS gene encoding lipid kinase YegS, whose product MGKRIRLIINGKSAANATLRQLIEQSRSHGHEVSVRATFEEGDAERFAKEALGQGLDSIVAVGGDGTLNEVLQGMLAKGKPVEAMGLLPMGTANDFAHGVGISADNLHKAMAIILNKAPRPIDVGMVNGRAFLNVVTGGFGSQVTVETNPDLKRVLGKFSYLLTGIGKLFDFQPIAVELKNGDASWQGELMALAVGNGWQAGGGIRLCPDACLDDGLLDITLLPHNERVGLLDMLDALAQDGLQGHEAWVKRGQAAEFEIIAEAPLHINLDGEPMKDTHFRFSVLKQQLSFHLPE is encoded by the coding sequence ATGGGCAAACGTATCCGCCTCATCATTAACGGTAAATCTGCCGCCAACGCCACGCTTCGCCAGCTTATCGAGCAAAGCCGCAGCCATGGCCATGAGGTCTCGGTAAGGGCCACCTTTGAAGAAGGTGACGCCGAGCGCTTTGCCAAAGAGGCTCTGGGCCAGGGCCTGGACAGCATAGTGGCGGTTGGGGGCGACGGTACCCTCAACGAGGTGCTGCAAGGCATGCTGGCCAAGGGAAAGCCGGTGGAGGCCATGGGGCTGCTGCCCATGGGCACCGCCAACGACTTTGCCCATGGGGTGGGTATCAGTGCCGACAACCTGCACAAGGCCATGGCCATTATTCTCAACAAGGCGCCCCGGCCTATCGATGTGGGCATGGTTAACGGCCGCGCCTTTTTGAATGTGGTGACCGGCGGCTTTGGCTCCCAGGTGACGGTGGAAACCAACCCGGATCTCAAGCGGGTGCTGGGCAAGTTCTCTTACCTCTTAACCGGCATCGGCAAGCTGTTTGATTTCCAGCCCATTGCGGTGGAGCTAAAAAACGGTGACGCCAGTTGGCAGGGCGAGCTGATGGCACTGGCGGTGGGCAACGGCTGGCAAGCCGGAGGCGGCATTCGCCTGTGCCCCGACGCCTGCCTGGACGACGGCCTGCTGGATATCACCTTACTGCCGCACAACGAGCGGGTAGGGCTGCTGGATATGCTGGACGCCCTGGCCCAAGACGGCCTGCAAGGCCATGAGGCTTGGGTCAAACGCGGCCAGGCCGCCGAGTTTGAAATCATTGCCGAGGCGCCGCTGCACATCAATCTGGACGGCGAGCCCATGAAGGACACCCATTTTCGTTTCAGCGTGCTAAAACAGCAGCTGTCATTCCACTTACCGGAGTAA
- a CDS encoding sodium:solute symporter yields the protein MSAQIGWADWLVIGLYLVGLILLSLYLSRSQHSREDYYVGNHGIGPWAIAISTMATQCSTSSILGAPAFVAFAAGGGLVWLQYELAVPLAMVAIMVFLFPAFYRLRVISVYEYLEKRFDLKTRLILSGLFQLVRAFATAVTVYGISLVIELITGLSFFWSVLLIGAITLVYDVLGGIRAVIYSDVLQMLILVVVLAGLLALLVAELGGISTVFAALPAERLQSLDFAASGLGDGQTFAFWPMLIGGFFLYVSYYGCDQSQVQRELCAQSLNDGRKALFLNGLLRFPFVLLYCLLGVAVAAFASAHPGFVEALPKDGASPNYNLAVPLMMTQLLPTGLVGLAMVALFAAAMSSLDSVINSLSATTMEDFIRRFHRGAWSERTELNLSRLTTLCWGAVTLTFAFFVGRIADTVLEAINIIGSLINGPVLAVFALGLLTRRANGNGAVAGLLAGFGLNLYCWIALPALSWLWWNAFGFGCCFAVGYLVSLLSQRPHLEHGLFWRSQSQQQSDQYWKKGYLLLALWAGVILLVAWALEQYA from the coding sequence ATGTCTGCACAAATCGGATGGGCCGACTGGCTGGTCATCGGCCTGTATCTGGTTGGCCTTATCCTGTTGAGCCTCTATCTCTCCCGCTCCCAGCATTCGCGCGAAGATTACTACGTGGGCAACCACGGCATTGGCCCCTGGGCCATCGCCATCTCCACCATGGCCACCCAATGCTCCACCAGTTCCATTCTCGGCGCCCCAGCCTTTGTGGCCTTTGCCGCCGGAGGCGGCCTGGTGTGGTTGCAATACGAACTGGCGGTGCCGCTGGCGATGGTGGCCATCATGGTGTTTTTGTTCCCGGCCTTTTACCGGTTAAGGGTTATCTCGGTGTACGAGTACCTGGAGAAGCGCTTTGACCTTAAAACCCGGCTTATTTTAAGCGGCCTTTTTCAGCTGGTGCGGGCCTTTGCCACCGCCGTCACGGTGTACGGCATCTCGCTGGTGATTGAGCTTATTACCGGGCTGTCGTTCTTCTGGTCGGTATTGCTAATCGGCGCCATCACCCTGGTGTATGACGTGCTGGGGGGCATTCGCGCGGTTATTTATTCTGACGTGCTGCAAATGCTGATTTTGGTGGTGGTGTTGGCGGGCTTGCTGGCCCTGCTGGTGGCAGAGCTTGGCGGTATCAGTACCGTTTTTGCCGCGCTGCCCGCCGAGCGCCTTCAAAGCCTGGACTTTGCCGCCTCCGGCCTGGGTGACGGCCAGACCTTTGCCTTCTGGCCGATGCTGATTGGCGGCTTTTTCCTCTATGTATCCTACTACGGCTGCGATCAAAGCCAGGTGCAGCGCGAGCTTTGCGCCCAGAGCCTTAACGATGGCCGCAAGGCGCTCTTTCTAAACGGTTTGCTGCGCTTTCCCTTTGTACTGCTCTATTGCCTGCTGGGGGTAGCGGTGGCGGCCTTTGCTAGCGCCCACCCGGGCTTTGTCGAGGCGCTGCCCAAGGACGGCGCCAGCCCCAATTACAACTTGGCGGTGCCACTGATGATGACCCAGCTGCTGCCGACCGGGCTGGTGGGGCTGGCCATGGTGGCGCTCTTTGCTGCCGCCATGTCGTCGCTGGACTCGGTCATAAACTCCCTGAGCGCCACCACCATGGAAGATTTTATCCGCCGCTTTCATCGCGGCGCCTGGAGCGAGAGAACCGAGCTTAACCTGTCGCGGCTCACCACCCTGTGCTGGGGCGCGGTGACCTTAACCTTTGCTTTTTTCGTGGGCCGCATCGCCGACACCGTGCTGGAAGCCATCAATATCATCGGCTCTTTGATAAACGGCCCGGTCTTGGCGGTTTTTGCCCTGGGGCTGCTGACCCGCCGCGCCAATGGTAACGGCGCCGTGGCCGGGTTGCTGGCCGGTTTTGGCCTTAACCTCTATTGCTGGATAGCGCTGCCGGCGCTCTCCTGGCTGTGGTGGAACGCCTTTGGCTTTGGTTGCTGCTTTGCCGTGGGTTACTTGGTGAGCCTACTCAGCCAGCGCCCACACCTTGAGCACGGCTTGTTCTGGCGCAGCCAGTCCCAGCAGCAAAGCGACCAGTATTGGAAAAAAGGCTACCTTCTGCTGGCGCTCTGGGCCGGGGTTATTCTGCTGGTGGCCTGGGCCCTGGAGCAGTACGCGTGA
- a CDS encoding MAPEG family protein, translated as MTIPLWTLLGFAVWTLVLMLFTVGFYRWSRILAGRQAINSFRADDVTGDEWYRRAMRAHANCVENLPVFGAIVVVQHLAGLRGELIDGLCMAVLVARVAQSLVHVYLIQTNTMTLLRFGFYMVQVVCFLWLVVLTAAHFQ; from the coding sequence ATGACCATCCCTCTTTGGACCCTGCTGGGTTTTGCCGTCTGGACCCTGGTGCTGATGCTGTTTACGGTGGGCTTTTACCGCTGGAGCCGGATCTTGGCCGGGCGCCAGGCCATCAACAGTTTTCGGGCCGATGATGTAACCGGCGACGAATGGTACCGGCGGGCAATGCGAGCCCACGCCAATTGCGTGGAAAACCTGCCGGTATTTGGCGCCATCGTGGTGGTGCAGCACTTAGCGGGGCTGAGGGGCGAGCTGATTGACGGCCTCTGTATGGCGGTGCTGGTAGCCAGGGTGGCGCAATCGCTGGTGCATGTGTATCTCATCCAAACCAACACCATGACCCTGCTGCGTTTTGGCTTTTATATGGTGCAGGTGGTGTGCTTTTTATGGCTGGTGGTACTGACCGCCGCGCATTTTCAATAA
- a CDS encoding DUF2071 domain-containing protein: protein MPLRLSFDDHLTPRPAPAGIDVLCGLKHFAIITYAVPAARFAGLFPPRFALDTVHIGGEAMGLVSVVPFIDVDFTSARYPFPKFTMGQTNYRIYIIDTETGERCVWFLGTTLDSWTRLVPSLLWRLPWYRGKVRFDCEQDPATGLYRHYRMHTRAQWAPASVSLYQPQEEPFAFAGFEDTETALVYLTHPLAGFYHRRDGKLGTYRVWHKALEVRPARLQSADFGLLSRMGLVSHEEQQHPHSVLIEPLNQFTIYLPPKVL from the coding sequence ATGCCCTTAAGGCTTTCTTTTGATGACCATTTAACCCCAAGGCCGGCGCCTGCGGGTATTGATGTCCTTTGCGGCCTCAAGCACTTTGCCATCATCACCTATGCCGTGCCTGCTGCGCGCTTTGCAGGTTTGTTCCCGCCCCGCTTTGCCCTCGATACCGTTCACATCGGCGGCGAAGCCATGGGGCTGGTGTCGGTGGTGCCCTTTATCGACGTCGACTTTACCTCGGCGCGTTATCCCTTTCCCAAGTTCACCATGGGCCAGACCAACTACCGCATTTACATCATCGATACCGAAACCGGCGAGCGCTGCGTCTGGTTTTTGGGTACCACCCTCGATTCATGGACGCGGCTTGTGCCAAGCTTGCTCTGGCGCCTGCCTTGGTATCGCGGCAAGGTCCGCTTTGATTGCGAGCAAGACCCGGCCACCGGCCTTTATCGCCATTACCGGATGCACACCCGCGCCCAATGGGCGCCAGCTTCGGTCAGCCTTTATCAGCCACAAGAAGAGCCCTTTGCCTTCGCCGGTTTTGAAGACACCGAAACGGCCCTGGTGTACCTGACCCATCCTTTGGCCGGCTTTTACCACCGCCGGGACGGCAAGCTCGGCACCTACCGGGTGTGGCACAAGGCCCTGGAGGTGCGCCCGGCCCGCTTGCAAAGCGCCGATTTTGGCCTGCTTAGCCGCATGGGCCTGGTGAGCCATGAAGAGCAGCAGCATCCTCACAGCGTGCTTATCGAGCCCCTAAACCAGTTCACCATCTACCTGCCGCCCAAGGTGCTCTGA
- a CDS encoding excinuclease ABC subunit A has product MYKKILLGAAALMLINAPVMARDSINDYSVKDAMAQSEAKEILGDKIRFYFGDQPHGKVLKTFGEFRTNQKTNAFGKSDEKACKWVFLSAMKSLKQRAETEGGNAVINIRSNYRNNLTTSDTTFKCGAGAIIAGVALVGDVVTLK; this is encoded by the coding sequence ATGTACAAAAAAATTCTGCTGGGCGCCGCCGCGCTAATGCTAATAAACGCACCGGTCATGGCCCGGGACTCCATCAACGATTACTCAGTCAAGGACGCCATGGCCCAATCCGAGGCCAAGGAAATTTTGGGCGATAAGATCCGCTTTTATTTCGGTGACCAACCCCATGGCAAGGTGCTCAAGACCTTCGGTGAGTTTCGCACCAACCAAAAAACCAACGCTTTTGGGAAAAGCGACGAAAAGGCCTGCAAATGGGTGTTTTTGTCGGCTATGAAATCGCTCAAGCAGCGGGCCGAAACCGAGGGTGGCAATGCGGTTATCAATATCCGCTCCAACTACCGCAACAACCTCACCACCAGCGACACCACCTTTAAGTGCGGTGCCGGCGCCATCATTGCTGGGGTAGCGTTGGTCGGAGATGTGGTCACCCTGAAATAA
- a CDS encoding DUF4396 domain-containing protein: protein MIPTWLNLLAWLSLLLGLLSAIAILIDLQKRPQHMAIMHWVWPLCALFGHLLLLAFYLCYGRAPPPSHHEHHEHHEHHEHQQPAPSWVQVATGSLHCGSGCTLGDIVAETAVLFFPAIATAFGWKTLFAEPIFAVWILDFIFAFAIGIVFQYFAIKPMAPGLSVGAALSQALKADALSLCAWQLGMYGFMALAHFYLFPQLLGTALKTGSAPFWLMMQLAMLCGLLTAFPVNRWLIQKGIKEAM from the coding sequence ATGATCCCCACCTGGCTTAATCTGCTGGCTTGGCTGTCATTGCTGCTGGGCCTGCTTAGCGCCATCGCTATCCTGATAGACCTGCAAAAACGCCCGCAGCACATGGCCATCATGCATTGGGTATGGCCTCTGTGCGCTTTATTCGGGCACCTGTTGCTGCTGGCCTTTTACCTTTGCTACGGGCGCGCCCCCCCCCCGTCACACCACGAACACCACGAACACCACGAACACCACGAACACCAACAGCCTGCGCCCTCCTGGGTGCAGGTTGCGACCGGTTCGTTGCATTGCGGTAGTGGTTGTACCTTGGGGGATATTGTTGCCGAAACGGCGGTACTGTTCTTTCCGGCCATCGCCACCGCCTTTGGCTGGAAAACCCTGTTTGCCGAGCCGATTTTTGCGGTGTGGATCCTCGATTTTATCTTTGCCTTCGCAATAGGCATCGTCTTCCAGTACTTCGCCATCAAGCCCATGGCGCCCGGCCTGTCGGTTGGTGCCGCCCTATCTCAGGCGCTGAAGGCCGACGCTTTATCCTTGTGTGCCTGGCAGTTAGGCATGTATGGCTTTATGGCCCTGGCCCACTTTTATCTGTTTCCACAGTTACTGGGAACGGCGCTTAAAACCGGCTCGGCCCCTTTTTGGCTGATGATGCAGCTGGCCATGCTCTGCGGCCTGCTTACAGCTTTCCCGGTCAATCGCTGGCTTATCCAAAAAGGCATTAAAGAAGCGATGTAA
- a CDS encoding YncE family protein, with translation MLNTEVSSSLKNQLFFLDWDSTSILKLDPLTRHHSTVINNLGGYPDGILLDEENELIYWTNMGADWNGPDGAIEVARLDGSQRRMLVGGGVITTPKQIVFNTDKSWLYFCDREGGRVMRCRPDGTALTTLVQRAPKMPEPRDFVDQCVGIAVDDANGKIYWSQKGPSKGNQGAIFRANIEIPQGQNAINRTDIETLLSALPEPIDLEIDFANATLYWSDRGAEPRGNTLNKARITAQGLEDHQIVAGGFKEAIGLDLDLANQLAFVSDLTGHVYQVSLATGQHQLLYQQGRLTGIKRHR, from the coding sequence ATGCTGAATACCGAAGTTTCTTCATCTTTAAAAAATCAGTTGTTCTTTTTGGACTGGGACAGCACATCCATTTTGAAACTCGACCCGCTAACCCGCCACCACTCCACGGTAATAAACAACCTGGGCGGCTACCCGGACGGCATATTGCTGGACGAAGAAAACGAACTTATCTACTGGACCAACATGGGAGCCGACTGGAACGGCCCGGATGGCGCCATTGAAGTGGCCCGCCTTGACGGCAGCCAGCGGCGGATGCTGGTGGGCGGCGGCGTTATCACCACCCCCAAGCAAATTGTCTTTAACACCGACAAATCCTGGCTGTATTTTTGTGACCGCGAAGGCGGCCGGGTGATGCGCTGCCGCCCCGACGGCACTGCGCTTACCACCCTGGTGCAACGGGCGCCGAAGATGCCCGAGCCTCGCGACTTTGTCGACCAATGTGTGGGGATTGCCGTGGACGATGCCAACGGTAAAATCTATTGGAGCCAAAAAGGCCCGTCCAAAGGGAACCAGGGCGCCATCTTTCGCGCCAACATCGAGATCCCACAAGGGCAAAATGCCATCAACCGCACCGATATCGAGACCCTGCTGAGCGCCTTGCCAGAGCCTATCGATCTGGAGATCGATTTTGCCAACGCCACCTTGTATTGGAGCGATCGCGGCGCCGAGCCCAGGGGCAACACCCTCAATAAGGCCCGTATCACCGCCCAGGGCCTGGAGGATCACCAGATAGTGGCCGGGGGCTTTAAAGAAGCCATTGGCCTGGATTTGGACTTGGCCAATCAGCTGGCCTTTGTCAGCGACCTTACCGGCCACGTCTACCAGGTTTCCCTGGCCACAGGCCAGCATCAGTTGCTGTATCAACAAGGCCGACTGACCGGCATCAAACGCCACCGCTAA
- a CDS encoding glutathionylspermidine synthase family protein: MKRITIEERPWWQEQARDLGFRFHTIDGEKYWDESAYYQFSLKQVENDIEDVTQELHELAMALVDEVVASEQKLEQLCIPERHWDLVATSWRQRQPHLYGRMDFSYDGAAPAKLLELNYDTPTSLYESGFFQWLWLEDAIKHDMVPKGSDQFNSLQEQLQSRFGELGVERLHFASVQNSDEDLGTVRYLQDIASQASLATRYVPMEQIGFGDGHFWDREDQAIDAIFKLYPWEFMLAEEFGDLIADSQTLWLEPPWKIILANKGILPLLWQAHKGHPNLLEAHFDDGSALGRGWVKKPIFSREGANVELYLPDGQRLAEPGPYDDGRFIRQALAPLPAFAGNHTLVGSWVVGDVACGMGIREDSSLITKDSARFVPHIISE; encoded by the coding sequence ATGAAACGCATCACGATTGAAGAGCGCCCCTGGTGGCAGGAGCAGGCCCGTGATTTGGGCTTTCGCTTTCACACCATCGACGGTGAAAAGTACTGGGACGAGTCCGCCTATTACCAGTTCAGCCTCAAGCAGGTAGAGAACGACATCGAAGATGTCACCCAGGAGCTTCACGAATTGGCCATGGCCCTGGTGGACGAGGTGGTGGCCAGCGAGCAAAAGCTCGAGCAGCTCTGTATCCCCGAGCGCCACTGGGACTTGGTGGCAACCAGTTGGCGCCAGCGCCAGCCGCATCTGTACGGGCGCATGGATTTTAGCTACGACGGCGCGGCACCGGCCAAGCTTTTAGAGCTGAACTACGACACCCCCACTTCGTTGTACGAGTCGGGTTTCTTCCAGTGGTTGTGGCTGGAAGATGCCATCAAGCACGACATGGTTCCCAAGGGCAGCGATCAGTTCAACAGCCTTCAAGAGCAGCTACAAAGCCGCTTTGGCGAGCTGGGTGTGGAGCGGCTGCACTTTGCCAGCGTGCAAAACAGCGACGAAGATCTGGGCACGGTGCGCTACCTGCAAGACATTGCCTCCCAGGCCAGCCTTGCCACCCGCTATGTGCCCATGGAGCAGATAGGTTTTGGTGACGGCCATTTTTGGGACCGTGAAGATCAGGCCATCGACGCCATCTTCAAGCTCTATCCCTGGGAATTCATGCTGGCCGAAGAGTTTGGCGACCTTATTGCCGACAGCCAGACCCTGTGGCTGGAGCCGCCCTGGAAAATCATCCTCGCCAACAAAGGTATCCTGCCGCTGCTGTGGCAGGCCCATAAAGGCCACCCCAACCTGTTGGAAGCGCACTTTGACGATGGCTCGGCCCTGGGCCGTGGCTGGGTGAAAAAGCCGATATTTTCCCGGGAAGGGGCCAACGTCGAGCTGTACCTGCCCGATGGCCAGCGCCTGGCCGAACCCGGCCCATATGACGATGGCCGCTTTATCCGCCAAGCCCTGGCGCCGCTGCCGGCCTTTGCCGGCAACCATACCCTGGTGGGCAGCTGGGTGGTGGGAGACGTGGCCTGCGGCATGGGCATACGCGAAGACAGCAGCCTTATCACCAAGGACAGCGCCCGCTTCGTGCCGCACATCATCAGCGAATAA